The Callospermophilus lateralis isolate mCalLat2 chromosome 3, mCalLat2.hap1, whole genome shotgun sequence genome has a segment encoding these proteins:
- the Gpx2 gene encoding glutathione peroxidase 2 gives MAYIAKSFYDLSAISLDGEKVDFNTFRGRAVLIENVASLUGTTTRDFTQLNELQCRFPRRLVVLGFPCNQFGHQENCQNEEILNSLKYVRPGGGYQPTFTLVQKCEVNGQNEHPVFAYLKDKLPYPYDDPFSLMTDPKFIIWSPVRRSDVSWNFEKFLIGPEGEPFRRYSRTFPTINIEPDIKRLLKVAI, from the exons ATGGCCTACATCGCCAAGTCTTTCTATGACCTTAGTGCCATCAGCCTGGATGGCGAGAAGGTGGATTTCAACACCTTCCGAGGCAGGGCAGTGCTCATTGAGAACGTGGCCTCTCTCTGAGGCACTACTACCCGGGACTTCACCCAACTCAACGAGCTGCAATGTCGCTTTCCCAGGCGCCTGGTGGTTCTTGGTTTCCCTTGCAACCAATTTGGACATCAG GAGAACTGTCAGAATGAGGAGATCCTGAACAGTCTCAAGTACGTCCGCCCGGGGGGTGGATACCAGCCCACCTTTACTCTTGTCCAAAAGTGTGAGGTGAATGGGCAGAACGAACATCCCGTCTTCGCCTACCTGAAGGACAAGCTGCCCTACCCGTATGATGACCCTTTTTCCCTCATGACcgatcccaagttcatcatttggAGTCCAGTGCGCCGCTCAGATGTGTCCTGGAACTTTGAGAAGTTCCTCATAGGGCCGGAGGGGGAACCCTTCCGACGCTACAGTCGCACCTTCCCCACCATCAACATCGAGCCGGACATCAAGCGCCTCCTCAAAGTTGCCATATAG